The proteins below come from a single Sphaerochaeta sp. genomic window:
- a CDS encoding U32 family peptidase: MIRRAAFLGCDGVIVQDLGVASIIHDQFPTLKLHASTQMAVHTVQGVKMMEQLGFEQVVLSRELTLEEIRTIRNECPSIKLEVFIHGAMCYGFSGLCMASEKFCGRSANGGACAQICRSWFQISKDELKPAELTPQPINRSGWWLSMSDLDGTKAVKELVEMGIDSLKVEGRMKGPAYTLAAARYYRALLDGEEAAHTEELRKELQTVFARRQTGGWLADYGRDGQDFTERKAPTLGSTSFPRHRGLKIGTVREIRNGMPVLTLQEPLALRDGIQYFVASEEEPIGVVQYGLGQMFDAYNHFAPEAQNGMTVAIAIPEGATPPVVGQELFVISRHDQTLPIMGKDLKPEKVNLDTEITLEEGKITIETRLDYRGKRVRKIYPLVMERAQKPRSLEETLHEIFQESDQSFFSLGRFSVSNRTGLPDDGIFLPLSKIKAVRRDWYATMDQLLTSWLDAPYDRPAPKPHQAEILPERNLLSTSRAIPWLDIHELADLEKPEERMYKVMGRFYCPLPPVTFTEEALWQDLETVVKKLQDDGALSSVRFGLNNVSQIRWAQAHPSCMVFADIYMYLSNAAAASLLSSLLPENLTGGYLWLETQSFHQAEWPFTPSVVNPSFNIPLFISRSCFRHDSLLLSCEHCPRQGSWYISQQDRKLHVMVKDCMTVITQA, from the coding sequence TTGATCCGCAGGGCGGCGTTCCTTGGCTGCGATGGCGTCATCGTCCAGGATCTGGGCGTGGCGTCCATCATCCACGACCAATTCCCCACCCTGAAACTCCACGCATCCACCCAAATGGCCGTCCATACCGTCCAGGGCGTCAAGATGATGGAACAATTGGGATTCGAGCAGGTAGTGCTCTCCCGGGAACTCACTTTGGAGGAGATACGGACCATCCGGAACGAGTGCCCGTCCATCAAGCTGGAAGTGTTCATCCATGGGGCGATGTGCTATGGCTTCTCCGGCCTCTGCATGGCAAGTGAGAAATTCTGCGGACGCTCGGCAAACGGCGGCGCCTGCGCACAGATCTGCCGTTCGTGGTTCCAAATCTCCAAAGATGAGCTGAAACCGGCCGAACTGACGCCGCAACCCATCAACCGGAGCGGCTGGTGGCTCTCCATGAGCGATCTGGACGGCACCAAGGCGGTGAAGGAACTGGTGGAGATGGGCATTGACTCCCTGAAGGTGGAAGGGCGGATGAAAGGCCCCGCCTACACTTTGGCGGCGGCGCGGTACTACCGGGCCCTGCTGGATGGGGAGGAGGCCGCACACACCGAGGAACTCCGCAAAGAGTTGCAGACTGTCTTCGCCCGCAGGCAGACGGGAGGATGGCTTGCCGACTACGGTCGGGACGGCCAGGACTTCACCGAACGGAAGGCACCCACTCTCGGTTCAACCAGTTTTCCCCGCCACCGCGGCCTGAAGATCGGCACGGTGCGGGAGATACGGAATGGCATGCCGGTGCTGACGCTCCAGGAACCACTGGCCCTGCGGGATGGCATCCAATACTTCGTCGCCTCGGAAGAAGAACCCATCGGGGTGGTGCAGTATGGACTGGGGCAGATGTTCGACGCCTACAACCATTTCGCTCCGGAAGCCCAGAACGGCATGACGGTAGCCATCGCCATTCCTGAGGGCGCCACACCCCCGGTCGTCGGACAGGAACTATTCGTCATTTCCCGCCATGACCAGACGCTCCCCATCATGGGCAAGGATCTCAAACCGGAGAAAGTCAACCTGGATACAGAGATTACGCTGGAAGAAGGAAAGATCACCATCGAAACCCGGTTGGATTACCGTGGAAAACGGGTGAGAAAAATTTATCCGCTGGTGATGGAAAGGGCGCAAAAACCACGATCATTGGAAGAGACGCTCCACGAAATCTTCCAGGAAAGCGACCAGAGTTTCTTCTCGTTGGGCCGTTTTTCCGTCTCCAACCGGACCGGTCTTCCCGATGACGGGATTTTCCTCCCCTTGTCGAAGATCAAGGCGGTGCGGCGGGACTGGTACGCCACGATGGACCAGCTCCTCACTTCCTGGCTGGATGCTCCGTACGACCGGCCGGCGCCAAAACCGCATCAGGCGGAAATCCTGCCGGAGCGGAACCTGCTGTCCACCAGCAGGGCGATTCCCTGGCTGGACATCCATGAGCTTGCCGATCTGGAAAAGCCGGAGGAGAGGATGTACAAGGTGATGGGCAGGTTCTACTGCCCGCTTCCTCCGGTGACGTTCACCGAGGAGGCGCTGTGGCAGGATCTGGAAACCGTGGTGAAAAAGCTCCAGGATGATGGCGCACTTTCATCGGTGCGTTTCGGGCTGAACAACGTCTCCCAGATCCGATGGGCACAGGCGCATCCTTCCTGCATGGTGTTCGCAGACATCTACATGTACCTGTCCAACGCCGCCGCGGCGTCACTGCTCTCTTCGTTGCTCCCGGAAAACCTGACCGGAGGGTACCTCTGGCTGGAGACCCAGTCGTTCCACCAAGCGGAATGGCCGTTCACTCCATCGGTGGTCAACCCGTCGTTCAACATCCCGCTGTTCATCAGCAGAAGCTGTTTCCGTCACGACTCGTTGCTGCTATCCTGTGAGCACTGCCCTCGTCAGGGGTCCTGGTATATCTCCCAGCAGGACCGCAAGCTCCATGTGATGGTCAAGGATTGCATGACGGTGATCACCCAAGCGTGA
- a CDS encoding MFS transporter: MDNPSRLGKKEVFAYGIGNFGQNMIYNFMSSFLLFFYTDVFGIGAAAAGVILLVARLWDAINDPMMGMLADRTRTRWGKFRPYLAFTPILFVPFAVMTFSTPSYPPAGKIAWAAFTYICFGMIYTASDVPFWAMASTITENGADRARIVSAPRLSATIAVALATVITKPLLDAFGKQQTARGYQIVALLYSLLTVGCFLVTFFGVKERVTRPHTESRPTFRDIFTTIFGNKPLLLVILSGLFTGIGQTAKLSMLIYYTTYNLMDGSLYTLFAGINIPFILIGISLVPFLTRKFGKKRTCIGFYLVYALGSLGFYLTGWRNIPALLFWNCVASLGMASPQVVQTAMIADTIEWGEYTTGKRNEGIIFSTQTFLAKLTQAITSVVIAWSLASLHFVPNTIQTEPVKQGIHALISLIPFACSLIGILPIIRYPLDEKEHQRIVDELGKRR; encoded by the coding sequence ATGGATAATCCGTCGCGTCTTGGGAAAAAAGAGGTCTTCGCCTACGGCATCGGGAATTTCGGACAGAACATGATCTACAACTTCATGTCGTCGTTCCTGTTGTTCTTCTATACCGACGTGTTCGGCATCGGCGCCGCAGCGGCGGGAGTGATCCTCCTTGTGGCTCGCCTGTGGGACGCCATCAACGACCCGATGATGGGAATGCTGGCAGACAGGACCCGTACCCGCTGGGGAAAGTTCCGGCCGTATCTCGCCTTCACGCCGATCCTGTTCGTCCCGTTCGCCGTTATGACCTTCTCCACCCCATCCTACCCGCCTGCAGGAAAGATCGCGTGGGCGGCGTTCACCTACATCTGCTTCGGCATGATCTATACGGCAAGCGACGTGCCGTTCTGGGCGATGGCATCCACCATTACGGAAAACGGCGCTGACCGGGCGCGGATCGTCTCCGCACCCCGTCTTTCGGCCACCATCGCCGTGGCGTTGGCAACGGTGATCACCAAGCCGCTCCTGGACGCCTTCGGAAAACAGCAGACGGCCCGGGGCTACCAGATCGTCGCCCTGCTGTACAGCCTGCTGACCGTCGGTTGCTTTTTGGTCACCTTCTTCGGCGTGAAGGAACGGGTGACGCGCCCCCATACGGAAAGCCGGCCGACGTTCCGCGACATTTTCACCACGATCTTCGGCAACAAACCGCTGCTCTTGGTAATCCTCTCCGGACTGTTCACCGGCATCGGACAGACGGCGAAGCTGTCCATGCTGATCTACTACACCACCTACAATCTGATGGACGGCTCCCTGTACACGCTGTTCGCCGGCATCAACATCCCGTTCATCCTGATCGGCATCTCGCTGGTGCCGTTCCTCACCCGGAAGTTTGGCAAGAAACGCACCTGCATCGGCTTCTATCTGGTCTACGCCCTCGGTTCGCTGGGCTTCTACCTGACCGGATGGCGGAACATCCCCGCCCTGCTCTTCTGGAACTGCGTCGCGTCTCTTGGCATGGCAAGCCCTCAGGTGGTGCAGACCGCCATGATCGCAGACACCATCGAGTGGGGTGAGTACACCACCGGAAAGCGCAACGAAGGGATCATCTTCTCCACCCAGACATTCCTGGCCAAGCTCACCCAAGCCATCACCAGCGTGGTGATCGCCTGGTCGCTGGCCTCGCTCCACTTCGTCCCCAACACCATCCAGACCGAACCGGTCAAACAGGGAATCCACGCTTTGATCTCCCTGATCCCCTTCGCCTGCTCGCTGATCGGCATTCTCCCGATCATCCGCTATCCGCTGGACGAGAAGGAGCACCAGCGGATCGTCGACGAGCTTGGCAAGCGTCGTTGA
- a CDS encoding cyclic nucleotide-binding domain-containing protein, producing the protein MEANGTGGNPILHVEKDTVIYKQGQECSTMFLLRQGTVGLYLNYGTPEQFQLCELSQPDSSLGEMGLLDGEPRNATAVALTDAVLVEISEDKFGAFIAQNPMEARQIIVDLAIRFKNVTQELKNEQEVIRECLSTLQEQDEKKKNSFMGKLKKYTEYFFNIPKDVPPDLYAGYYNRFHGTML; encoded by the coding sequence ATGGAAGCCAACGGAACCGGCGGGAATCCGATCCTCCACGTGGAGAAGGATACCGTCATTTACAAGCAAGGGCAGGAGTGCTCCACCATGTTCCTTCTTCGCCAGGGAACCGTGGGGCTGTATCTGAACTATGGTACGCCGGAGCAGTTCCAGCTGTGTGAGCTGTCCCAACCGGATTCAAGCCTCGGAGAGATGGGGTTGCTGGACGGGGAACCACGCAACGCCACCGCGGTGGCGCTGACCGATGCCGTGCTGGTGGAGATTTCCGAAGACAAGTTCGGAGCGTTCATCGCGCAGAATCCCATGGAGGCCCGGCAGATCATCGTCGATCTTGCCATCCGGTTCAAGAATGTCACCCAGGAGCTGAAGAATGAGCAGGAAGTGATCCGGGAATGCCTGTCCACCCTTCAGGAGCAGGACGAAAAGAAAAAGAACAGTTTTATGGGAAAGCTGAAAAAATACACCGAGTACTTTTTTAACATCCCAAAGGACGTTCCACCGGACTTGTACGCCGGCTATTACAACCGTTTTCATGGCACGATGTTATAA
- a CDS encoding phosphoenolpyruvate carboxykinase (GTP), producing the protein MKINELKHARLKKWVEDFATLTQPDDVVVCDGSAKQYDELADLMVADGLATRLSETKKPHSLLFRSDPSDVARVEKRTFIASKKQEDAGPTNNWIDPVELKKEMTDLYRGSMKGRTMYVIPFSMGPLGSPISKIGVELTDSVYVVLNMMIMTRVGTKVLDELGKDGYFVPCYHSVGKPLAKGEKDNGVWPCAPIEHKFISQFPETREIWSYGSGYGGNALLGKKCLALRIATVLARDEGWLAEHMLILKVTSPEGKSRYVTGAFPSACGKTNLAMLKSTLPGWEIHTVGDDIAWMKFGKDGYLHAINPEAGFFGVAPGTSMQSNPNALIAASKNTIFTNVGLTKDGDVWWEGIGYDAPGELIDWNGNPWKQNKEDKTQKPCAHPNSRFTAPAKQCPCIAPEWEAPEGVPVSAILFGGRRPSTIPLVHMSRDWNHGVFLGSIVGSEVTAAALDLKAGTIRRDPFAMLPFCGYNMGDYFQHWINIGKNAPDPEKLPKIFYVNWFRKDAEGHFMWPGYGENSRVLKWVFESCEGTAHSVDTPIGIMPDPKYFDRPDSVTPETMEKLLSVDVDGWLKEVADIRTNHYPKFGSHLPKELAVFLDTLEKNLNEAKAGKWDYKKIGGSCGCGCGC; encoded by the coding sequence ATGAAAATCAATGAACTCAAGCATGCTCGGCTGAAGAAGTGGGTGGAGGATTTCGCCACCCTGACTCAGCCGGACGACGTCGTTGTCTGTGATGGCAGCGCGAAGCAGTATGATGAACTGGCCGACCTTATGGTCGCCGATGGACTTGCGACCAGACTCAGTGAAACCAAGAAGCCCCATAGCCTTTTGTTCCGCTCTGATCCTTCTGATGTCGCCCGTGTCGAGAAACGGACGTTTATCGCTTCAAAGAAGCAGGAAGATGCTGGTCCGACCAACAACTGGATTGACCCCGTCGAACTGAAGAAAGAAATGACCGATCTGTATCGTGGAAGCATGAAGGGCCGGACGATGTACGTCATCCCGTTCTCCATGGGACCGCTGGGCAGCCCGATCTCCAAGATTGGTGTTGAGCTCACCGACAGCGTGTACGTCGTGCTGAACATGATGATCATGACCCGTGTCGGCACCAAGGTGCTGGACGAGCTTGGCAAAGATGGCTATTTCGTGCCGTGCTACCATTCCGTCGGCAAGCCGCTGGCCAAGGGTGAGAAGGACAATGGCGTTTGGCCCTGCGCTCCGATCGAGCACAAGTTCATCTCCCAGTTCCCCGAAACCCGTGAGATTTGGAGCTATGGTTCCGGCTACGGCGGGAACGCTCTGCTTGGCAAGAAGTGCCTTGCGCTGCGCATCGCCACCGTTCTGGCCCGTGATGAAGGCTGGCTGGCCGAGCACATGCTGATCCTGAAAGTCACCAGTCCGGAAGGCAAGAGCCGCTATGTGACCGGCGCCTTCCCCTCCGCCTGTGGAAAGACCAACCTGGCCATGTTGAAGTCGACACTGCCCGGCTGGGAGATCCACACCGTTGGTGATGACATCGCGTGGATGAAGTTTGGCAAGGATGGATACCTCCATGCCATCAACCCGGAGGCTGGATTCTTCGGAGTCGCTCCTGGAACGTCCATGCAGTCCAACCCGAACGCCCTTATCGCCGCCAGCAAGAACACCATCTTCACCAACGTTGGTCTGACCAAGGATGGGGATGTATGGTGGGAAGGCATCGGCTACGATGCTCCGGGCGAGTTGATCGACTGGAACGGCAATCCGTGGAAGCAGAACAAAGAGGACAAGACGCAGAAGCCCTGCGCTCATCCGAATTCCCGCTTCACCGCGCCTGCCAAACAGTGCCCGTGCATCGCGCCTGAGTGGGAAGCGCCGGAAGGCGTTCCTGTAAGCGCCATCCTGTTCGGTGGTCGCCGGCCCAGCACCATTCCTTTGGTACACATGAGCCGTGATTGGAACCATGGTGTATTCCTTGGCTCCATCGTGGGAAGCGAAGTCACCGCCGCCGCGCTCGACCTGAAGGCCGGCACGATTCGCCGTGACCCGTTCGCCATGCTGCCGTTCTGCGGCTACAACATGGGTGACTACTTCCAGCACTGGATCAACATCGGCAAGAACGCCCCTGATCCGGAGAAACTGCCGAAGATCTTCTACGTCAACTGGTTCCGCAAGGATGCCGAGGGTCACTTCATGTGGCCGGGCTACGGCGAGAACAGCCGTGTGTTGAAGTGGGTCTTCGAGAGCTGCGAAGGAACCGCGCATTCGGTGGATACCCCGATCGGCATCATGCCGGATCCGAAGTACTTCGATCGCCCGGATTCCGTCACTCCGGAGACGATGGAGAAACTGCTCTCCGTCGATGTCGATGGCTGGCTGAAGGAAGTCGCTGACATCCGCACCAACCATTATCCGAAGTTCGGCAGCCATCTTCCGAAAGAGCTCGCTGTCTTCCTTGACACCCTTGAGAAGAACCTCAACGAGGCCAAGGCCGGCAAGTGGGACTACAAGAAGATTGGGGGAAGCTGCGGCTGTGGTTGCGGTTGCTGA
- a CDS encoding NCS2 family nucleobase:cation symporter — translation MVTKALYGPSDKPPLRRWIPLSIQHVFAMFGATILVPILTGLDVNTALFTAGTGTLIYILLTQAKVPVFLGSSFAFIPALVTISGTYGLPYAMGGAFFSGVTYLIVAGIIKKTGLDWIHKAFPPVVIGSVIVVIGMSLAPTAMNMAMYPNSDASQGYSLVLFSIAIVTLAVTVIMNIYGKGFFAIIPILFGLAAGYLFTLIMGAFVPAYKLINFQGVKDAAWFGLPHFSFPKFNLVGILTFVIVSFATICEHLGDTMTVSKVVGINFYEDPGLHRTLSGDGLATLWASLWGGPPNTTYGENIGVLALTGVYSVWVTGGAAVFAVLLSFFPKFGALIHTIPNPVLGGISMLLFGIIASSGLRTLVESGVNYQDKRNLTISSVILTIGIGGGLLSFPMGNMQFSLGAVALSTLVGILLNLVLPETK, via the coding sequence ATGGTAACGAAAGCGTTGTATGGCCCCTCTGACAAGCCACCTTTGCGCAGATGGATCCCACTGAGCATCCAGCATGTGTTCGCCATGTTCGGAGCGACGATTTTGGTGCCGATCCTCACCGGATTGGATGTGAACACCGCGTTGTTCACCGCAGGTACCGGCACGTTGATCTATATCCTGCTCACCCAGGCGAAAGTCCCGGTATTCCTGGGATCTTCCTTCGCGTTCATCCCGGCATTGGTGACCATTTCCGGTACGTACGGATTGCCCTACGCGATGGGCGGCGCGTTCTTCTCCGGCGTCACCTATCTGATCGTCGCGGGGATCATCAAGAAGACCGGGCTGGACTGGATCCACAAGGCGTTCCCGCCGGTGGTGATCGGTTCGGTCATCGTGGTCATCGGCATGTCCCTGGCACCGACGGCGATGAACATGGCGATGTATCCCAATTCCGACGCGTCCCAGGGCTATTCCCTGGTGTTGTTCTCCATCGCCATCGTCACGCTGGCCGTCACGGTGATCATGAACATCTACGGCAAAGGATTCTTCGCCATCATTCCGATTTTGTTCGGACTTGCCGCCGGATACCTGTTCACCCTGATCATGGGCGCGTTCGTTCCCGCCTACAAGTTGATCAACTTCCAGGGCGTGAAGGATGCCGCATGGTTTGGCTTGCCCCATTTTTCCTTCCCCAAGTTCAACCTGGTGGGTATCCTGACGTTCGTCATCGTCAGCTTCGCCACCATCTGTGAGCACTTGGGCGACACGATGACCGTCTCCAAAGTGGTCGGCATCAACTTCTATGAGGATCCCGGTCTGCACCGCACACTCAGTGGTGACGGTCTTGCCACGTTGTGGGCGTCCCTGTGGGGTGGACCTCCCAACACGACGTACGGCGAGAACATCGGCGTGCTTGCCCTCACCGGCGTGTACAGCGTCTGGGTGACCGGTGGCGCAGCGGTCTTCGCCGTGTTGCTCTCGTTCTTCCCCAAGTTCGGCGCGTTGATCCACACCATCCCCAATCCCGTTCTCGGTGGCATCTCCATGCTGCTGTTCGGCATCATCGCCTCCAGCGGCCTGAGGACCTTGGTGGAAAGCGGCGTCAACTACCAGGACAAACGGAACCTGACCATCTCCAGTGTGATCCTCACCATCGGTATCGGTGGTGGTCTGCTTTCCTTCCCGATGGGAAACATGCAGTTCTCGTTGGGCGCGGTTGCGCTCTCCACGCTGGTCGGCATTCTGCTCAACCTGGTGCTTCCTGAAACAAAGTAA
- a CDS encoding acyltransferase domain-containing protein, with amino-acid sequence MFEMFCEETGLRGDVRLAMERSYREHQDLPLRRSAIQACFRQDQEALSTVLSQGLDWYGPVYPLVLLGLCHEIIRQFYPDETIRRETLSDIAVWESWYERRHGTIGLDRVGWVVRHACGHIWRLGRLQFEWGRYPFSQVINRDRDGRYHVTDTPLPDLTVVGKPGMDAVRIHIPQGGPLLPSEVDASLHRAASFFPWATIAVCDSWLLDPALAQVCQDSPNIRSFQSRFTTFPIPQQGEPQIFERVFFFGARREDVLSYQCTTSLQRRIQDAVRRGVTFRTTGGFVELVSPA; translated from the coding sequence ATGTTCGAGATGTTTTGTGAAGAAACGGGATTGCGTGGGGATGTGCGCCTCGCCATGGAGCGATCCTATCGGGAACATCAGGACCTGCCGCTTCGCAGGAGCGCCATCCAGGCTTGTTTCCGGCAGGATCAGGAAGCGCTCTCCACGGTGCTTTCCCAAGGGTTGGACTGGTATGGCCCGGTGTATCCGCTGGTGTTGCTGGGACTGTGCCATGAGATCATCCGGCAGTTCTATCCGGACGAGACGATACGAAGGGAGACGCTTTCGGACATTGCCGTCTGGGAGAGCTGGTATGAACGGCGTCACGGAACCATTGGACTGGACCGGGTGGGCTGGGTGGTCCGCCATGCGTGCGGACATATCTGGCGGTTGGGAAGATTACAGTTCGAATGGGGGCGCTATCCGTTCTCCCAGGTGATCAACCGGGATAGGGATGGTCGGTATCATGTGACGGACACCCCGCTTCCCGACCTGACCGTCGTCGGAAAACCAGGAATGGACGCGGTGCGCATCCATATTCCCCAAGGTGGTCCGCTACTCCCCTCAGAGGTGGACGCGTCTCTCCATCGAGCCGCCTCGTTTTTCCCGTGGGCGACGATTGCCGTCTGTGATTCCTGGTTGCTCGACCCCGCCTTGGCTCAAGTCTGCCAGGACAGCCCCAACATCCGTTCATTCCAGAGCCGGTTCACCACATTCCCCATCCCCCAGCAAGGGGAACCGCAGATTTTTGAGCGTGTCTTCTTCTTTGGTGCCCGCAGGGAAGATGTGCTTTCGTATCAATGCACGACTTCCTTGCAACGGAGAATCCAGGACGCGGTGCGCCGTGGGGTGACGTTCCGCACCACCGGCGGATTCGTGGAGCTAGTCAGTCCAGCGTGA
- a CDS encoding MBL fold metallo-hydrolase, whose translation MAVLRYQGHGSYRITTADGVVVYIDPYAGTGYDLPADLVLITHEHYDHTNTSLVTLKKEGMIIRERDLLQHGVYRHTTVKGISLTAVPAYNAHHDKNECVGYLLGMDDITLYAAGDTSTTKEMQDMKDLHLDWAILPIDGIYNMGPKEATACAQMIGARHTIPVHMKPGALFDPQMAAAFTPPGRVILHPGEEITLD comes from the coding sequence ATGGCGGTTTTACGGTATCAAGGACACGGAAGTTACCGGATCACCACTGCGGACGGGGTGGTCGTCTACATCGACCCGTATGCCGGCACGGGGTATGACCTCCCCGCCGACCTGGTGCTCATCACCCACGAGCATTACGACCACACCAACACCAGCCTGGTCACCCTGAAGAAAGAGGGAATGATCATCAGGGAGCGGGACTTGCTGCAGCATGGCGTCTACCGTCATACCACGGTGAAAGGAATATCCCTCACGGCGGTGCCGGCGTACAATGCCCACCACGACAAAAACGAATGCGTTGGTTACCTGTTGGGGATGGACGACATCACGCTGTACGCCGCCGGAGACACCTCGACGACCAAGGAGATGCAGGACATGAAGGATCTCCATCTGGACTGGGCGATCCTCCCCATCGATGGCATCTACAACATGGGGCCGAAGGAAGCGACGGCGTGCGCACAAATGATCGGAGCCAGACACACCATCCCGGTGCATATGAAGCCGGGCGCGCTGTTCGACCCCCAGATGGCCGCCGCATTCACCCCTCCTGGCCGGGTGATCCTCCACCCTGGCGAGGAGATCACGCTGGACTGA
- a CDS encoding ketopantoate reductase family protein: protein MEINTVAIIGTGAVGCLYGSKLVGCLGHQHVQAIASGERLQRYRSEGLYFNEKRVDFDFTDSPAVADLVIIATKNLQLAQAVQAIKPAVGPKTSILSLLNGTESEGVVAQAYGEEKVLYSFAVGLSSMHQGNHIHADSEGKIVFGEKDNSVTERVKAIQRLFDKAHIGWEVPKNIHLELWKKFMLNTAFNTLSAITWSGYGDFVHPEIQQLVRMTSNEVIAVANAEGIPLTSAMVEDNIATIVRLNKDGMTSMFQDMVAGRKTENDWFCGTVVKLGEKHHIPTPTCQVLSLLVKSCEASRARAIAEHIQR, encoded by the coding sequence ATGGAAATCAACACTGTCGCCATCATTGGTACCGGAGCGGTCGGATGTCTGTACGGATCGAAACTCGTCGGATGCCTTGGGCACCAGCATGTCCAGGCCATCGCCAGCGGGGAGCGTCTGCAGCGTTACCGGTCCGAAGGACTGTATTTCAACGAGAAACGGGTCGACTTTGATTTCACCGATTCACCCGCCGTGGCCGATCTGGTGATCATCGCGACAAAGAACCTGCAGCTTGCCCAGGCCGTCCAGGCCATCAAGCCTGCCGTTGGTCCGAAGACCTCCATTCTCAGCCTGCTGAACGGGACGGAGTCGGAAGGGGTCGTCGCCCAGGCGTACGGGGAAGAGAAGGTGCTGTACAGCTTCGCCGTAGGACTTTCCTCCATGCACCAAGGCAACCATATCCACGCGGACAGCGAGGGGAAGATCGTCTTTGGAGAGAAGGACAACAGCGTCACCGAACGGGTCAAGGCGATCCAGCGGCTGTTTGACAAGGCGCACATCGGCTGGGAAGTGCCGAAGAACATTCATCTGGAACTGTGGAAGAAGTTCATGCTGAACACGGCGTTCAACACGCTCTCGGCCATCACCTGGAGCGGGTATGGCGACTTTGTCCATCCGGAGATCCAGCAGTTGGTCCGCATGACCAGCAACGAGGTGATCGCCGTGGCCAATGCTGAAGGCATCCCGTTGACAAGCGCAATGGTGGAAGACAACATCGCCACCATCGTGCGTCTGAACAAGGATGGCATGACCAGCATGTTCCAGGACATGGTGGCCGGCAGGAAGACGGAGAACGATTGGTTCTGCGGCACGGTGGTCAAGCTGGGCGAGAAACATCACATCCCCACCCCGACCTGCCAGGTGCTTTCCCTGTTGGTCAAAAGCTGTGAGGCAAGCCGTGCCCGGGCGATCGCCGAGCACATCCAGCGTTAG